The following proteins are encoded in a genomic region of Vicugna pacos chromosome 16, VicPac4, whole genome shotgun sequence:
- the RSKR gene encoding ribosomal protein S6 kinase-related protein isoform X2 → MGAVSCRQGQHVQMAAPRKQGGNNRGPWVRGWRSLWSGMGTTRSGLDELWGLQRHQCLHQESLEPAPLLVEKPLPEWPVPQFINLFLPEFPIRPLRGHQQLKILGLVAKGSFGTVLKVLDCGQKAVFAVKVVPKVKVLQRDILRQCKEEVSIQRKINHPFIHSLGDSWQGKRHLFIMCSYCSTDLHSLWSTVGCFAEASIRLFAAELVLVLCYLHDLGIIHRDVKMENILLDERGHLKLTDFGLSRHLPQGARAYTICGTLQYMAPEVLSGGPYNHAADWWSLGILLFSLATGKFPVPAERDHVAMLASVTHYDSEIPASLNQGLSLLLHELLCQNPLHRLRYLHHFQVHPFFRGVAFDPELLQKHPVNFVMETQATQPSPSSESMFFKDFDCNLESYLVHLSLA, encoded by the exons atgGGAGCAGTGAGCTGTCGGCAGGGGCAACATGTCCAGATGGCTGCTCCTCGTAAG CAGGGTGGCAACAACCGGGGCCCCTGGGTCCGAGGCTGGAGGAGCCTCTGGTCAGGCATGGGGACAACCAGATCAGGTCTGGATGAGCTGTGGGGACTTCAGAGGCATCAGTGCCTGCACCAGGAATCTCTGGAGCCAGCCCCACTGCTAGTAGAGAAGCCTCTGCCTGAATGGCCAGTGCCTCAGTTCATCAACCTCTTTCTGCCGGAGTTTCCCATTAGGCCCCTTAGGGGGCATCAGCAGCTGAAG ATTTTAGGCCTTGTGGCTAAAGGCTCCTTTGGAACTGTCCTCAAGGTGCTAGACTGTGGCCAGAAAGCAGTATTTGCAGTGAAG GTGGTGCCCAAGGTAAAGGTCCTACAGAGGGACATCCTGAGGCAGTGTAAAGAGGAGGTTAGCATCCAG CGAAAGATCAACCATCCCTTCATACACAGTCTGGGGGACAGCTGGCAGGGAAAACGGCACCTCTTCATTA TGTGCAGCTACTGCAGCACAGACCTGCACTCCCTGTGGTCCACTGTTGGCTGCTTTGCTGAGGCTTCCATCCGCCTCTTTGCTGCTGAGCTGGTCCTGGTGCTGT GTTATCTCCATGACTTGGGCATCATCCATCGAGATGTGAAG ATGGAGAATATCCTTCTGGATGAGCGAG GCCATCTGAAATTGACAGACTTCGGTCTGTCCCGCCACCTGCCCCAGGGAGCCCGAGCGTATACTATCTGTGGCACTCTTCAGTACATGG CCCCAGAGGTCCTGAGTGGAGGGCCTTACAACCATGCTGCTGATTGGTGGTCCCTGGGTATCTTGCTTTTCTCTCTGGCAACTGGAAAG TTCCCAGTGCCCGCAGAGAGAGATCATGTGGCCATGTTGGCAAGTGTGACCCACTATGACTCTGAGATCCCAGCTTCTCTTAACCAGGGGCTTTCACTCCTGCTCCATGAG CTCTTATGCCAGAATCCCCTCCACCGTCTACGTTATTTGCATCACTTCCAGGTCCACCCTTTCTTTCGGGGTGTGGCCTTTGACCCAGAGCTCCTACAGAAGCATCCAGTGAACTTTGTCATGGAAACACAAGCTACCCAGCCCAGTCCATCATCGGAGTCTATGTTCTTCAAGGACTTTGACTGTAACCTGGAGTCCTACCTGGTCCACCTCAGCCTTGCATGA
- the RSKR gene encoding ribosomal protein S6 kinase-related protein isoform X1 — translation MGTTRSGLDELWGLQRHQCLHQESLEPAPLLVEKPLPEWPVPQFINLFLPEFPIRPLRGHQQLKILGLVAKGSFGTVLKVLDCGQKAVFAVKRKINHPFIHSLGDSWQGKRHLFIMCSYCSTDLHSLWSTVGCFAEASIRLFAAELVLVLCYLHDLGIIHRDVKMENILLDERGHLKLTDFGLSRHLPQGARAYTICGTLQYMAPEVLSGGPYNHAADWWSLGILLFSLATGKFPVPAERDHVAMLASVTHYDSEIPASLNQGLSLLLHELLCQNPLHRLRYLHHFQVHPFFRGVAFDPELLQKHPVNFVMETQATQPSPSSESMFFKDFDCNLESYLVHLSLA, via the exons ATGGGGACAACCAGATCAGGTCTGGATGAGCTGTGGGGACTTCAGAGGCATCAGTGCCTGCACCAGGAATCTCTGGAGCCAGCCCCACTGCTAGTAGAGAAGCCTCTGCCTGAATGGCCAGTGCCTCAGTTCATCAACCTCTTTCTGCCGGAGTTTCCCATTAGGCCCCTTAGGGGGCATCAGCAGCTGAAG ATTTTAGGCCTTGTGGCTAAAGGCTCCTTTGGAACTGTCCTCAAGGTGCTAGACTGTGGCCAGAAAGCAGTATTTGCAGTGAAG CGAAAGATCAACCATCCCTTCATACACAGTCTGGGGGACAGCTGGCAGGGAAAACGGCACCTCTTCATTA TGTGCAGCTACTGCAGCACAGACCTGCACTCCCTGTGGTCCACTGTTGGCTGCTTTGCTGAGGCTTCCATCCGCCTCTTTGCTGCTGAGCTGGTCCTGGTGCTGT GTTATCTCCATGACTTGGGCATCATCCATCGAGATGTGAAG ATGGAGAATATCCTTCTGGATGAGCGAG GCCATCTGAAATTGACAGACTTCGGTCTGTCCCGCCACCTGCCCCAGGGAGCCCGAGCGTATACTATCTGTGGCACTCTTCAGTACATGG CCCCAGAGGTCCTGAGTGGAGGGCCTTACAACCATGCTGCTGATTGGTGGTCCCTGGGTATCTTGCTTTTCTCTCTGGCAACTGGAAAG TTCCCAGTGCCCGCAGAGAGAGATCATGTGGCCATGTTGGCAAGTGTGACCCACTATGACTCTGAGATCCCAGCTTCTCTTAACCAGGGGCTTTCACTCCTGCTCCATGAG CTCTTATGCCAGAATCCCCTCCACCGTCTACGTTATTTGCATCACTTCCAGGTCCACCCTTTCTTTCGGGGTGTGGCCTTTGACCCAGAGCTCCTACAGAAGCATCCAGTGAACTTTGTCATGGAAACACAAGCTACCCAGCCCAGTCCATCATCGGAGTCTATGTTCTTCAAGGACTTTGACTGTAACCTGGAGTCCTACCTGGTCCACCTCAGCCTTGCATGA